The segment GCCACCGACACCCTTGATGTTGAAGATGCGCTCGGTGACGACCGCACCGCCCATGAGGGCGCCGATGTCGGTGCCGAGGAAGGTGACCACGGGGATCATCGAGTTGCGCATGAGGTGCACGCCGATGACGCGGCGCCGGGGCAGACCCTTGGCGACGGCCGTACGCATGTAGTCGGCGCGCAGGTTCTCCGCCATGGAGGTCCGGGTGAGCCGGGCCACATAGGCGAGGGAGAGACCGCCGAGCACAATGGCCGGAGCGAGCATCTCGGACACCAACTGGTCGTTGCTGACGTTCGGTTCGATCCAGCCCAGTTCGAAGGCGAACACCATCTTGATGATGAAGCCGAGGACGAAGACCGGGATCGAGATGATCAGCAGCGTGAAGATCAGGATCGCGTTGTCGGCGAGCTTGCCCGCCTTCAGGCCGGCGATGATGCCGAGGCCGATGCCGAAGACCAGCTCGAACGCGAACGCCAGGGCGGCGAGTTGCAGAGTGACGGGGAACGCCTCACCCAGAACCTCGGTGATCGGGCGACCGTTGCGGATCTGGTTCCCGAAGTCGAAGTGCAGGATGATGTCGGTCATGTAGTTCCAGTACTGCTGCCAGAGCGGCAGATCCAGTCCCAGATCGTGTCTGATCTTCGCGAGGGTCGCGGGGTCAGCGCCCTTGTCCCCGAACATACCCGCCACGGGGTCGCCGGGCAGGCTGTAGACCATGAGGAAGATCAGCAGGGTGGTCCCGAGGAATACCGGGATCATCTGGAGCAGTCGTCGTGCGACATAGCGCCCCATCATGCCTCCGTTGAAATATGACAGCAGCAACCGACGGGCCCTCCCTCGGCAACCGCGACCCGAAACGGGCACGCGAATGTCGTGGAAGGGCCCCCCAGCCACATACGTAAGGCGCCGAACGCGGGGCTGACATCCCGTCAGCCCCGCATCGGCAGGCGGACTACGCTTGGGTGATTACTTCTTGACCTCGACGCCGGTCAGGATCGGGTCGCCGTCCTGACCGTAAGCCACGCCCGAAACCTTCTCGGAGTAGCCCGCGTTGACCTTGTAGTACCAGAGCGGGATGGACGGCATGTAGTTGACCAGGTCCTTCTCGATGGCCTGGAACTGCTTCACCGAGTCGTCCAGCGTCGCCGCGGAGTCAGCCTTGGCGATCTTGGCGTCCAGCGCCTTGTTGGAGAAGTCACCCTGGTTGCCCGCCGCACCCGTACGGAACAGGTCCGAGATGAAGTTGGCGTTCACCGGGTAGTCGAGCACCCAGCCGGAGCGGTACAGCGACTTGACCTGCTTGCCCTTACGGGCCTGGAGGTCGGCCTGGAAGTCCGGCTTGCCGTCGCCGACACACTGGACGGTCGTGGCCTGGGTGATGGAGTTGCAGACAGCGTCCACCCACTCCTTGTGGCCACCGTCGGCGTTGAACTGGATCGAGATCTTGTTGCCCGGGACGCCGCCGCCGGCCTTGATGAGCTCCTTGGCCTTGGCGGGGTCGAACTTGGTGACGCCGGCGCCACCGTCCTCCTGGAAGCCCAGGACACCCTTGGCGACCCAGCCGGTCGCGGGCTCACGCGTACCCTGCAGCACCGTCTTGGTGATGGTGGCACGGTCGATCGCCATGGACAGACCCTGGACGACGCGCGGGTCGATCTGCTTCGGCTTCTTCCACTGGTCGGCGTAGAAGGCGATGGCGATGGTCTGGATCGCGGAGTACGGCTGGTCCACGGCGCGGTCGCCGAGGTCCTGGCGGTAGACCGGGAGGTCCTTCGGCGCGATCTGACGCAGGACGTCGACGTTGCCGGACTTCAGGTCCTCGTACGCGGCCTCGAGGGTGGTGTAGTTCTTGAAGACCACACCGCCGTTCTTCGCCTTGTTCGGGCCCTTGTAGTCGTCGTATCGAGTGATCTCGATCTTCTTCTTGTGGTCCCAGCTCTTGAACTTGTAGGGACCGTTGCCGACCGGCTTCTGGCCGCCGGCCTCGGGGTCCTTGTAGAAGGACTCCGCCATCGGCGCGAAGACGATGTAGGCGAGCTTGTGACCGAAGTACGGAACGGCCTTGGTGAGCTCGATCTTGAAGGTGGTCTCGTCGACGACCTTCAGACCTTCCAGCTTGTCCGAGGTGGGCTTGGCGCCCTCGGCCTCGGGGTGCACCTTGTCGAAGCCCTTGATGTCCGCGAACCACGAGGACAGACCCTGGGCGTTCTTGACGTTGGCGTTCCAGTTCCACGCGTCCACGTAGGACTTGGAGGTCACCGGGGTGCCGTCGTGGAAGGTCCAGCCCGGCTTGAGCTTGACGGTCCACGTCTTCGAGTCGGTCGTGGTGACCGATTCGGCGTTGATCATCTCCAGGGAGCCGTCAGCCTTGTAGTCGACCAGGGTCGAGAACAGGCCGGCCATCACGGCGGAGCCGTTGGACTCCATCGTGTCACCGGTGAGCAGGGGCTTCTCAGGCTCGCCCAGCTCCACGGAGAAGATTCCGTTCGGGTCAACAGCGCCCTTGGCGTCGCCGCTGTCGCCGCTCTTACCCCCGCCACAGGCGGTCGCAGCAAGGGCAACGATGATCGCGCCCGTTACCCACTTGGCGCTCTTGGCACCGCGCATGGGTTCCTCCTCATGAGTCCACTTTTGTCACTACAAGAGGGGCACTTCGAGTTTCGCCGACACCCCTGACGGCTTTGCACTCAAGTGCCCCGAGTGTGCTCGTGAGTCGGCACTCCCCACAGTGCGTGACCCATTGACCCGAGCTCAATGGAGCCAACTATTAAGTACGTCCGGGCTGTAAACCACACTTAAGTGGTCTCGTTTTGACAACATCACCCCACCCCCGGATACCGAAATCCGGACAAACTGAGCACAGACAGACACCCGCGAAACGGACCGTTAACGCACGTACCGGAGAGCGATGGCCGATATGCGGACACCGGGCCTCCGAAATGGAGTTGACGGGAGTTGACGAAAAGCCCGGATCCCCACACTGCCTGTGGGGGTCCGGGCTCCGGTGCTGACGCCGTGTCAGCCGAGAGCGGGGTAGATCACAGAATCGTGATCTACCCCGCTGTCATCGGCGGTATGCGGCCTGGATCGGCCGATCTTGCGCGTCTGTACGACGGCTGTGGCGCGCCTGAGCCGAGCCGCTCCGGCTCAGCTCGACGCCGTTGCGGCTCAGCTCAGCGCCCTTGGGGCTCAGCTCAGCGCCGTTGCGGCTCGGTTCAGCTGTTCTTGGCGCGGGAGGACGCCCGGCCACGCGCGTTCTGGTCCAGGATGACCTTGCGGATACGCACGGCCTCCGGGGTGACCTCGACGCACTCGTCGTCGCGGCAGAACTCCAGCGACTGCTCCAGCGACAGCTTGCGCGGCGGGACGATCGCCTCGAAGGAGTCGGCGGAGGCGGAGCGCATGTTGGTGAGCTTCTTCTCCTTGGTGATGTTCACGTCCATGTCGTCGGAGCGCGAGTTCTCGCCGACGATCATGCCCTCGTACACCTCGGTGCCGGGGTCGGTGAACAGGACACCGCGCTCCTGGAGGTTCGTCATCGCGAAGGCGGTGACGGCGCCGGCGCGGTCGGCGACCAGCGAACCGTTGTTACGGGTCGTCAGCGTGCCGAACCACGGCTCGTGGCCCTCGTGGATCGAGTGGGCGATGCCCGTACCGCGGGTGTTGGTGAGGAACTCCGTACGGAAGCCGATGAGGCCACGGGACGGAACGACGAACTCCATGCGGACCCAGCCGGAGCCGTGGTTCGACATGTTGTCCATGCGGCCCTTGCGGACACCCATGAGCTGCGTGACCGCGCCCATGTGCTCCTCGGGGACGTCGACCGTGAGGCGCTCGACGGGCTCGTGCGTCTTGCCGTCGACCTCCTTGGTGACGACCTGCGGCTTGCCGATGGTGAGCTCGAAGCCCTCGCGGCGCATCTGCTCGACCAGGATGGCGAGCGCGAGCTCACCACGGCCCTGGACCTCCCAGGCGTCGGGACGCTCGGTGTCGAGGACGCGGAGCGAGACGTTACCGATCAGCTCGCGGTCCAGACGGTCCTTGACCTGGCGGGCGGTGACCTTGCGCTGCTTGACCGCGGACTTGGCGTCCGCGCCCTTGCCCGTGCCGCCGCGGCCGACGAGCGGCGAGGTGTTGGTGCCGATGGTCATGGAGATGGCCGGCTGGTCGACCGTGATCAGCGGAAGCGCGATCGGGTTCTCCGGGTCGGCCAGGGTCTCGCCGATCATGATGTCCGGGATACCGGCGACGGCGCAGATGTCACCGGGGCCGGCGACCTCGGCGGGCTTGCGGGTGAGCGCCTCGGTCATCATCAGCTCGGTGATGCGGACGTTGGAGATCGTGCCGTCCCGCTTGATCCACGCGACCGTCTGGCCCTTGCGCAGCTCGCCCTGCTCGACGCGGAGCAGCGCGATGCGGCCGAGGAAGTTGTCGGCGTCCAGGTTGGTGACGTGGGCCTGGAGCGGGGCCTCCTCGTCGTACACCGGGGCCGGAACGTGCTCGAGGATGGCCGAGAAGAACGGCTCCAGGCTGTCGCTGTCCGCGGGAACGGTGCCGTTCTCCGGCTTGGTCAGCGAGGCGATGCCGTCACGGCCGCAGGCGTAGACGATCGGGAACTCGATCTGGTCCTCGTCGGCGTCCAGGTCGAGGAAGAGGTCGTAGGTCTCGTTGACGACCTCGTCGATCCGGGAGTCCGGGCGGTCCGTCTTGTTGATGCAGAGGATGACGGGCTTGCGCTGCTGGAGGGCCTTGCGCAGCACGAAGCGGGTCTGCGGGAGCGGACCCTCGGAGGCGTCCACGAGGAGGACGACCGCGTCCACCATCGACAGACCGCGCTCGACCTCGCCACCGAAGTCGGCGTGACCGGGGGTGTCGATGATGTTGATCGTGATCGGGGCCCCGCCGTCCTTGGGGTGATACTTCACCGCCGTGTTCTTGGCGAGGATCGTGATGCCCTTCTCACGCTCCAGGTCGTTCGAGTCCATCATTCGGTCGTCGAGCTGCTGGTGGGCGGCGAAGGCACCGGCCTGCTTGAGCATGGCGTCGACGATGGTCGTCTTGCCATGGTCGACGTGGGCGACGATGGCGACGTTACGGATGTCGTGGCGCGTGGGCATGGGTGCTTGCGCTTCTCTCGGATCGTGGGATGCGGCGTCAGTTCCTCGTACGCCCGCCGGGCGGACGCGCCACGGCTATGTCCTATGGTACGGGGCTGCCGCGCAAGGGGCTTCCCCGGCCAAGATCCGAGAAGTTCTCCTGCGAGTGGTACAGGGTGTGGGGGAGGTCGTGCGGAGGTCGTGCGACCGGGTCAAAGGGCCGACGCGATCCTGCCCGCCGGGATCACCGGCGGGCAAGGAAATTGAGCTGGTTCTGAGGTTGTGACCTGCGGTTTCGGAGCTTTCAGGGCTTTCAGGGGGTGATTCGCTCGGCGCCCTTGGAGGTTTCGGGCTTCTTGAAGCCGATGTCCTGGTAACGCGGTCCGGCGAGACCCCAGGCGCCGGCGTTCACCAGATCGGCCTTGGCGGCGACGAGCTGGGGGCGCTGATAGAGGGGAATGGAGCCGGCCGCGGCCCAGATCCGGGCGTCGGCCTGGCGCACCAGCTCACGGGCCTCCTCCTCGTCGAGGGTCCCCGCCGCCTGGTCGAAGAGCTGGTCGATGCGGTCGGTCCCGACCCGCGAGTAGTTCTGCTCGACCAGGAGTGAGCCGTCCGAGGCGGGCTCGGGCTTGGCGAAGATCGGCCGGGCGTCGGTCGCCGGGAAGGCGGACGCGGGCCAGGAGTAGAGGGCCAGGTCGTAGTCGCCCGAGGCCACGTGGTCCTTGAAGAAGCTGTCGTCGGAGACCTTGGTGACCTCGGTGCGGATGCCGACCGCGTCGAGCATCCGGACGATCCGGTCGCCGACCGCCCGCAGCGCCTCGGAGCCGGGACCGGAGGGCAGGACGAAGCGGAGGCTGAGCGCCTTGCCGTCCTTGCCGAGGCCATTGGTGGCCTCGGGCGCGGTCACGGGGGCGGCGGTGCCGCGCGGGGCGTAGGCGCCTGCGACGCCCTTGTCCGTCCCGGAGGCCGGCAGGGCGGCGCGGGCGCCGGAGCCCGTACCGGTGTCGAGTGCCTCGGCCTTGGCGAGGAGCGCGGCGCTCTGGCGGGCGGCGGCGGGGGCCGGAGCGAGGATGCCGGTGCCGTTCTCGGGGCCGTCGGCGCTGATGACGGGGGCGGCGCGGCGCTCGCCGGGCTTGTCGTCGCCGACGATGTAGAGGCCCTCGTCGGAGGCGGTGTCGGCGGCCTGCTTCTTGGCATCGGTGGAGGCGCCGGCCTTGGCGGCCTCCTTCGTGGCGCCTTCCTTCTCGTCGGCCTTGTCTCCGGTCTTCTTCTCGGCGGCCTTCTTCTCGGCCTCGCTGCCCGCCTTCGTTCCCGCGTCCGCGGGCTTCCGGGCGGCGCCGCCCGGAACCCAGCCGGCGTCGGCGAGGAGTGCCCGCGCCTCGGCGGTGTCCTGGCTGCCGAGCGCGTCGCTGCTGTCCGCGTACGCGGCCTGGCCGGCGAGGGCCAGATGGCTGCCGGGGGGATCCGCCGGGAGGCCGAGCGGCTTGAGTACGGATTCGGCCAGTTCCCGGCGGTTGATGGCACGGGCCACCGCGCGCCGTACCCGCTCGTCGGCGAGCGGCCCGGACTCGCCGTTCAGCGAGAGCTGGGTGTAGGCGGGCTCCAGGGACTTGCGGACGACGTACTTGGCGAGGGTGTCCTGGGCGTTCGCGTACGCGGCGATGGCCTGCTGGTTCTTCGCGCGGGCGGCCTGGACCTCCGCCGCCTTCGCGTCGTCGGTGCCGTGGGCGAGCGCCCAGGATTTCAGGGCCTTGGAGGGGGTGACCGAGGAGCCGGGGCCGTGGGCGAGGGCGGCCTGGGCGCCGTTGCGTCCGGCGCGGGCGTCCCGGAGCGCGAGGGCGATGCGTTCGGCGGTGGACCGATCGATCTCGGCCAGGTCGAGGGTGCCGGCGGCGAGGGCGTCCGCCCGGTCGGCGCGGGGGACGGCCTTGAGGACGACGCTGTCGAGCTTGGCGGGCTGTCCCCACCAGCGGGGGTTGCGGGCGAGGGTGACATCGCCCTTCTTGCGGTCGATCGCCTTCAGCAGGAACGGTCCTGCGGTGGCCTTGAGGCTGGTGCGGGCGCCGTCGTTGAAGGAGTTCGGGGAGCCCATCACCTGCTTGGGGTAGAGCGGGGTGAAGAGGGACTGCCAGTCGGCGTAGGGCTTGGAGAAGGTGACCCGTACCTCCAGGTCGTTCTTGCCCCGCTCGATCTTCTCGATCCGCTCGTAGCCGGAGTTGCGGGCGGTCCAGTACGCGGTGTCGCGGCCGCTCAGCGCCCGCCACTGGGCCACGAAGTCCGGCGCCCCGATCTCGCGTCCGTCGCTCCACACCGCCTGCTGGTTGAGCTTGTAGAGGACGACCTGCTTGGGCTCCGTCTCGACGACCTGCGCGGACTCCAGGTAGTCGGCGTTCCGCTGCGGTCGGCCCCGCCCGTCGAGCGTGTAGAGGGAGGGGAGCACGGCCCCGGCGATCCGGGAGGTGGTGCCGTCGGCGTCGGCCTGGAAGGTGTTGAGAGTGGTGGGGAGCGCGTCGACCGCCCAGCGCAGGGTGCCTCCGTCGGCGACCTTGTCGCGGGCGGCGGGCGCGTTGTCCTGGGCCGCGGCCCGGGCCTCGTCGGCCTCGTCGGAGGAGCTGCAGCCGGCGAGGACGGCGACGGCGAGGACGGCGCTGGTCAGGGTGGCGACGGAGCGGAGCGTGCGGGAGCGGGGGCTCCTGGAGCATGTCCTCCCGCGAGGGGCGCCGATCTGGGACATGACTTGTACCCCTTCGTCCAGATTCATTCCATTTGGAGATGATCACACCTATTGCTCATACACTGAAAAGGACGGAGCGGATCCGGCCACGGCGACACGGCGGCACGTCCGGGAAACCCCACTCGTGCGGCCCAACCGCCGGAGAAGGAGCGCTCCGGACGAGTGGAATCCGGTGCACATGGCTTCCCAAGCGGGAATGTGACGCGCGACACTCCTGCCGAAGCCGCTCGCGGAAGTGAGGGCAACCATGTCCGTTCAGGACGATCTGGCGGCCGTCAAGCGCTGCCTCGAAGACCTGGTCCGCACCGTCGGACAGCTCGAGCGCTCCATCACGGCCGAGCGGGGCGCACCCGCCGTACCGGCCTCCGGACGCGCCGAGAGCCTGGTGACCATCCCCGACACCCCGTACGACAGCGGGCTGTGGACGGACACGGACGACGAGGGGCTGGGAGCACGCGACCGCCACGCGCCGTGACCGCCACACGCCCGGAGGCCGCCGGCGTCGGCAGCCTCCGACCGTAGGAGCCGACCCCAGGAGGGCCTGTTGGCCACAGGTACGGAACCGCCCGGAACCGCGACGGGGGTGCGCTCCCCGGGGCGCGCCGCCATCGCCGCCCGCCATCTGCGCACCGACCGCTGGTGGCTCTCCCCCGCCGTCACCGCCGCCGGACTGCTCGCCTTCGTCGCCTACTCGACCTGGCGGGCCTTCGCCAACGCCGACTACTACGCGGCCCCCTACGTCTCGCCGTTCTACTCGCCCTGCCTGGCGGAGAACTGCGTCCCCATGAAGGGCGGACCGAACTGGGAGATCTTCGGCAGCTGGTGGGGGCTCTCGCCCGCCCTGCTGATCCTGGTCTTCCCCCTGGGCTTCCGGCTGACCTGCTACTACTACCGGAAGGCGTACTACCGGGGGTTCTGGGCCTCTCCCCCGGCCTGCGCGGTCGCCGAGCCCCACGCGTCGTACACCGGCGAGACCCGCTTCCCGCTGCTCCTGCAGAACCTCCACCGGTACTTCTTCTACGCGGCGCTGCCGGTGGCCGGAATCCTCACGTACGACACCGCGCTCACCTTCCGGAACGCCGACTACGCATGGGGCCACGCGGGGCTCGGAACGCTCATCTTCCTCGTCAACATCGCCCTCATCTGGGCGTACACGCTCTCCTGCCACTCCTGCCGGCACATCGTCGGCGGACGGCTGAAGCACTTCTCGAAGCACCCCGTCCGCTACCGGATGTGGACCTGGGTGGGTCGGCTGAACGCCCGTCACATGCTCCTCGCCTGGTCCTCCCTGATCAGCGTCGCCCTCTGCGACCTGTACGTGTACCTGCTCGCCACCGGCACCTTCGACGACCCGAGGTTCTTCTGAGATGACGCACGTCGAGCGAGAGCAGTGGGACGTGGTCGTGGTCGGCGCGGGCGGCGCCGGGCTGCGGGCCGCGATCGAGGCACGCCGTGCGGGCGCCCGTACGGCCGTCATCTGCAAATCCCTCTTCGGCAAGGCCCACACCGTCATGGCCGAGGGCGGCATCGCCGCCTCCATGGCCAACGTGCACCCGCAGGACGACTGGAAGACCCACTTCCGCGACACCATGCGCGGCGGGAAGTTCCTCAACCAGTGGCGGATGGCCGAGCTGCACGCCCAGGAGGCCCCCGAGCGGGTCTGGGAGCTGGAGACCTGGGGCGCGCTCTTCGACCGCACTCCGGACGGCCGGATCTCGCAGCGCAACTTCGGCGGCCACGAGTACCCGCGGCTCGCCCACGTCGGCGACCGCACCGGCCTCGAACTGCTCCGCACCCTCCAGCAGAAGTCCGTCGGCCTCCAGCAGGAGGACCATCGCGAGACCGGCGACCACGAGGGGCGTCTGAAGGTCTTCCAGGAGTTCACCGTCACCCGGATCCTCAAGGACGGCGACGGGCGGGTCTCCGGGGTCTTCTGTTACGAGCGGGAGAGCGGCCGCTTCCTCGTCCTTGAGGCACCCGCGGTCGTCCTCGCGACCGGTGGCATCGGCAAGTCCTTCAAGGTCACCTCGAACTCCTGGGAGTACACGGGCGACGGGCAGGCACTCGCCCTGCTCGCGGGCGCGCCCCTGGTGAACATGGAGTTCGTGCAGTTCCATCCGACCGGCATGGTCTGGCCGCCGTCGGTGAAGGGCATCCTCGTCACCGAGTCCGTCCGCGGCGACGGCGGGGTCCTGCGGAACTCCGAGGGCCGGCGCTTCATGTTCGACTACGTCCCCGATGTCTTCAAGGAGAAGTACGCGGAGACGGAGGAGGAGGGCGACCGCTGGTACGAGGACCCCGACCACAACCGGCGCCCGCCCGAGCTGCTGCCGCGCGACGAGGTGGCGCGGGCCATCAACTCCGAGGTGAAGGAGGGGCGCGGCTCCCCGCACGGCGGGGTGTTCCTGGACGTGTCGACCCGGATGCCGGCCGAGACGATCAAGCGGCGGCTGCCCTCGATGTACCACCAGTTCAAGGAGCTGGCCGACGTCGACATCACGGCCGAGGCCATGGAGGTCGGGCCGACCTGTCACTACGTGATGGGCGGGGTCGCCGTCGACTCGGAGACGGCGGCGACGGTCGGGGTGCCCGGGCTCTTCGCGGCGGGTGAGGTCGCCGGCGGCATGCACGGCTCCAACCGGCTCGGCGGGAACTCCCTCTCCGACCTGCTGGTCTTCGGCCGGCGGGCCGGTCTGTACGCGGCGCAGTACGCGCTGTCGGGGGTCGGCGGCGGGATCGTGCCGGCGGACGTCGAGGCCGCGGCGGCGGAGGCGCTCGCCCCGTTCGGCTCTCCCGACGGGCATGCCCCGGAGAATCCGTACACCCTGCACCAGGAGCTCCAGCAGACGATGAACGACCTCGTCGGGATCATCCGGCGGGAAGGCGAGATGGCCGAGGCACTGGAGCGGATCGCCGCCCTGCGGGAGCGGGCCCGGCACGTCTCGGTCGAGGGCCACCGGCAGTTCAACCCCGGCTGGCACCTGGCCCTGGACCTGCGGAACATGCTGCTCGTCGGCGAGTGCGTGGCCCTCGCCGCCCTGGAACGAACCGAATCCCGGGGCGGGCACACCCGCGAGGACTACCCGGTGATGGACCGCGCCTGGCGACCGGTGAACCTGCTGTGCCACCTGGACGGCGACGGCATCTCCCTCGAACGGACCCGCACGGAGCCCATCCGGCCCGACCTGCTCGCGCTGTTCGAGCAGGAGGAGCTGGCCAAGTACCTCGCCGAGGGCGAGCTGGAAGGGGGTCTCGGCGCATGAGCACGTACGACGCGCGGTTCCGGGTGTGGCGGGGAGACGCCGAGGGCGGCGAGCTGACCGACTACACCGTGGAGGTGCACGACGGAGAGGTCGTCCTCGACGTCGTGCACCGCCTGCAGGCCACCCAGACGCCCGATCTCGCGGTGCGGTGGAACTGCAAGGCGGGCAAGTGCGGTTCGTGCTCGGCCGAGATCAACGGCAGACCGCGGCTGCTCTGCATGACCCGGATGTCGGTGTTCGCCCGGGACGAGGTCATCACCGTGACCCCGATGCGCGCCTTCCCGGTCGTGCGCGACCTGGTCACGGACGTGTCCTTCAACTACGCGAAGGCCCGGGAGATCCCGGCCTTCGTGCCGCCCGCAGGGGTGGGCACCGGTGAGTACCGGATGCGGCAGGAGGACGTGGAGCGCTCGCAGGAGTTCAGGAAGTGCATCGAGTGCTTCCTGTGCCAGGACACCTGCCATGTGGTGCGCGACCACGAGGAGAACAAGGCGGCCTTCGCCGGGCCCCGCTTCCTCATGCGGGTCGCGGAGCTCGACATGCACCCGCTGGACGCGGCCGAGGAGGCCGGGC is part of the Streptomyces sp. NBC_00250 genome and harbors:
- a CDS encoding ABC transporter permease, which codes for MGRYVARRLLQMIPVFLGTTLLIFLMVYSLPGDPVAGMFGDKGADPATLAKIRHDLGLDLPLWQQYWNYMTDIILHFDFGNQIRNGRPITEVLGEAFPVTLQLAALAFAFELVFGIGLGIIAGLKAGKLADNAILIFTLLIISIPVFVLGFIIKMVFAFELGWIEPNVSNDQLVSEMLAPAIVLGGLSLAYVARLTRTSMAENLRADYMRTAVAKGLPRRRVIGVHLMRNSMIPVVTFLGTDIGALMGGAVVTERIFNIKGVGGLIAESITRREGSTLVGLVTILVIIYLVTSLLIDLLYAVLDPRIRYA
- a CDS encoding peptide ABC transporter substrate-binding protein encodes the protein MRGAKSAKWVTGAIIVALAATACGGGKSGDSGDAKGAVDPNGIFSVELGEPEKPLLTGDTMESNGSAVMAGLFSTLVDYKADGSLEMINAESVTTTDSKTWTVKLKPGWTFHDGTPVTSKSYVDAWNWNANVKNAQGLSSWFADIKGFDKVHPEAEGAKPTSDKLEGLKVVDETTFKIELTKAVPYFGHKLAYIVFAPMAESFYKDPEAGGQKPVGNGPYKFKSWDHKKKIEITRYDDYKGPNKAKNGGVVFKNYTTLEAAYEDLKSGNVDVLRQIAPKDLPVYRQDLGDRAVDQPYSAIQTIAIAFYADQWKKPKQIDPRVVQGLSMAIDRATITKTVLQGTREPATGWVAKGVLGFQEDGGAGVTKFDPAKAKELIKAGGGVPGNKISIQFNADGGHKEWVDAVCNSITQATTVQCVGDGKPDFQADLQARKGKQVKSLYRSGWVLDYPVNANFISDLFRTGAAGNQGDFSNKALDAKIAKADSAATLDDSVKQFQAIEKDLVNYMPSIPLWYYKVNAGYSEKVSGVAYGQDGDPILTGVEVKK
- the typA gene encoding translational GTPase TypA, with protein sequence MPTRHDIRNVAIVAHVDHGKTTIVDAMLKQAGAFAAHQQLDDRMMDSNDLEREKGITILAKNTAVKYHPKDGGAPITINIIDTPGHADFGGEVERGLSMVDAVVLLVDASEGPLPQTRFVLRKALQQRKPVILCINKTDRPDSRIDEVVNETYDLFLDLDADEDQIEFPIVYACGRDGIASLTKPENGTVPADSDSLEPFFSAILEHVPAPVYDEEAPLQAHVTNLDADNFLGRIALLRVEQGELRKGQTVAWIKRDGTISNVRITELMMTEALTRKPAEVAGPGDICAVAGIPDIMIGETLADPENPIALPLITVDQPAISMTIGTNTSPLVGRGGTGKGADAKSAVKQRKVTARQVKDRLDRELIGNVSLRVLDTERPDAWEVQGRGELALAILVEQMRREGFELTIGKPQVVTKEVDGKTHEPVERLTVDVPEEHMGAVTQLMGVRKGRMDNMSNHGSGWVRMEFVVPSRGLIGFRTEFLTNTRGTGIAHSIHEGHEPWFGTLTTRNNGSLVADRAGAVTAFAMTNLQERGVLFTDPGTEVYEGMIVGENSRSDDMDVNITKEKKLTNMRSASADSFEAIVPPRKLSLEQSLEFCRDDECVEVTPEAVRIRKVILDQNARGRASSRAKNS
- a CDS encoding ABC transporter family substrate-binding protein: MSQIGAPRGRTCSRSPRSRTLRSVATLTSAVLAVAVLAGCSSSDEADEARAAAQDNAPAARDKVADGGTLRWAVDALPTTLNTFQADADGTTSRIAGAVLPSLYTLDGRGRPQRNADYLESAQVVETEPKQVVLYKLNQQAVWSDGREIGAPDFVAQWRALSGRDTAYWTARNSGYERIEKIERGKNDLEVRVTFSKPYADWQSLFTPLYPKQVMGSPNSFNDGARTSLKATAGPFLLKAIDRKKGDVTLARNPRWWGQPAKLDSVVLKAVPRADRADALAAGTLDLAEIDRSTAERIALALRDARAGRNGAQAALAHGPGSSVTPSKALKSWALAHGTDDAKAAEVQAARAKNQQAIAAYANAQDTLAKYVVRKSLEPAYTQLSLNGESGPLADERVRRAVARAINRRELAESVLKPLGLPADPPGSHLALAGQAAYADSSDALGSQDTAEARALLADAGWVPGGAARKPADAGTKAGSEAEKKAAEKKTGDKADEKEGATKEAAKAGASTDAKKQAADTASDEGLYIVGDDKPGERRAAPVISADGPENGTGILAPAPAAARQSAALLAKAEALDTGTGSGARAALPASGTDKGVAGAYAPRGTAAPVTAPEATNGLGKDGKALSLRFVLPSGPGSEALRAVGDRIVRMLDAVGIRTEVTKVSDDSFFKDHVASGDYDLALYSWPASAFPATDARPIFAKPEPASDGSLLVEQNYSRVGTDRIDQLFDQAAGTLDEEEARELVRQADARIWAAAGSIPLYQRPQLVAAKADLVNAGAWGLAGPRYQDIGFKKPETSKGAERITP
- a CDS encoding fumarate reductase/succinate dehydrogenase flavoprotein subunit produces the protein MTHVEREQWDVVVVGAGGAGLRAAIEARRAGARTAVICKSLFGKAHTVMAEGGIAASMANVHPQDDWKTHFRDTMRGGKFLNQWRMAELHAQEAPERVWELETWGALFDRTPDGRISQRNFGGHEYPRLAHVGDRTGLELLRTLQQKSVGLQQEDHRETGDHEGRLKVFQEFTVTRILKDGDGRVSGVFCYERESGRFLVLEAPAVVLATGGIGKSFKVTSNSWEYTGDGQALALLAGAPLVNMEFVQFHPTGMVWPPSVKGILVTESVRGDGGVLRNSEGRRFMFDYVPDVFKEKYAETEEEGDRWYEDPDHNRRPPELLPRDEVARAINSEVKEGRGSPHGGVFLDVSTRMPAETIKRRLPSMYHQFKELADVDITAEAMEVGPTCHYVMGGVAVDSETAATVGVPGLFAAGEVAGGMHGSNRLGGNSLSDLLVFGRRAGLYAAQYALSGVGGGIVPADVEAAAAEALAPFGSPDGHAPENPYTLHQELQQTMNDLVGIIRREGEMAEALERIAALRERARHVSVEGHRQFNPGWHLALDLRNMLLVGECVALAALERTESRGGHTREDYPVMDRAWRPVNLLCHLDGDGISLERTRTEPIRPDLLALFEQEELAKYLAEGELEGGLGA
- a CDS encoding succinate dehydrogenase/fumarate reductase iron-sulfur subunit — encoded protein: MSTYDARFRVWRGDAEGGELTDYTVEVHDGEVVLDVVHRLQATQTPDLAVRWNCKAGKCGSCSAEINGRPRLLCMTRMSVFARDEVITVTPMRAFPVVRDLVTDVSFNYAKAREIPAFVPPAGVGTGEYRMRQEDVERSQEFRKCIECFLCQDTCHVVRDHEENKAAFAGPRFLMRVAELDMHPLDAAEEAGLDRRRTAQEEHGLGYCNITKCCTEVCPESIHITDNALIPLKERVVDRKYDPLVWLGKTIRRRKS